From the Ruminiclostridium josui JCM 17888 genome, one window contains:
- a CDS encoding RNA polymerase sigma factor — MDEFEKIYISYNKKVFYYLKNLCNNDKLAEDLTQEVFYKTLVYLSTSASANINVGLSWLIKVAHNLFIDYIRKNKINITTLDNLVNVLEASSIDIDFKMDFEILLKSIPTKYRVLLLLNNYFSFTYAEMSSIMNCSESAIKASLFRARKKFKEVFKNYEERTIK; from the coding sequence ATGGATGAATTTGAAAAAATATATATAAGTTATAACAAAAAGGTTTTTTATTATTTAAAGAACTTATGTAATAATGATAAACTTGCTGAAGACCTTACACAAGAGGTATTCTATAAAACATTAGTTTATTTATCAACTAGTGCTAGTGCGAATATAAATGTAGGTCTTTCATGGTTAATCAAAGTTGCTCATAATTTATTTATTGATTATATTAGAAAAAATAAAATTAATATAACCACATTGGATAATTTGGTAAACGTCCTAGAGGCATCATCAATAGATATTGATTTTAAAATGGATTTTGAAATTTTACTAAAGAGTATCCCCACAAAATATAGAGTTTTGTTATTACTTAATAACTATTTTAGTTTCACGTATGCAGAGATGTCAAGCATAATGAATTGTAGTGAATCGGCTATAAAGGCTTCTTTGTTTAGGGCAAGGAAAAAGTTTAAGGAGGTTTTTAAAAATTATGAAGAGAGAACAATCAAATGA
- a CDS encoding anti sigma factor C-terminal domain-containing protein, with protein MKREQSNECEKFQELLPQFLNGKLNEADSESCENHLKNCDKCKKDFEQAEQNTLLNGDENSIGRLKHLRLKFLRKIVISVICTILVIVLLFGFIAPLLLSSLFHTRMQNTEQALRDYVQFTIPSSQIKSMTINQGLFSMTASCKYEVYSNEGQYVNNEIKLVMPNVFFKSTISKENTTTDILNYEQISQEGSSTLESKWNKLEKIKQGTVTKLAIFLKNPINIDNVEGIFGSRSVMDYIWFEIDTGSKFTEYDILYPHWGFPKKYNSGKSGVRELSFKTDSINFKNEMNNFENISNLLGIKNIESKISSINKYISENGIKVKSIIIQSSTDNILKLKDNAEISNIQIIKVGFDY; from the coding sequence ATGAAGAGAGAACAATCAAATGAATGTGAAAAGTTTCAGGAATTATTGCCCCAATTTTTAAATGGGAAACTTAATGAAGCAGATAGTGAAAGTTGTGAAAATCATCTGAAGAATTGTGATAAGTGTAAAAAAGATTTTGAACAAGCTGAACAGAATACATTATTAAATGGAGATGAAAATTCAATTGGAAGACTTAAGCATTTAAGGCTTAAATTTTTAAGAAAAATTGTAATCAGTGTTATTTGTACAATTTTAGTAATTGTTTTATTATTTGGCTTTATAGCTCCACTACTACTGAGCAGTTTATTCCACACACGTATGCAGAATACGGAACAGGCCTTAAGAGATTATGTTCAGTTTACCATACCAAGCTCTCAAATTAAGTCAATGACTATAAATCAAGGTTTATTCAGTATGACTGCAAGTTGTAAATATGAGGTTTATAGCAATGAAGGGCAATACGTAAATAATGAGATCAAGCTTGTAATGCCTAATGTATTTTTTAAATCAACAATATCAAAAGAGAATACTACTACTGATATTTTGAATTATGAGCAGATTTCTCAGGAAGGTTCAAGCACGTTAGAATCAAAATGGAACAAGCTTGAAAAAATTAAACAAGGAACAGTAACAAAACTTGCAATTTTTTTAAAAAACCCAATAAATATTGATAATGTAGAGGGGATATTTGGATCAAGAAGTGTAATGGATTATATCTGGTTTGAAATTGACACAGGTAGCAAATTTACTGAATATGATATATTGTACCCTCATTGGGGATTCCCGAAAAAATACAATTCCGGGAAGTCAGGTGTTAGAGAACTTTCATTTAAAACTGATTCTATTAATTTCAAGAATGAAATGAACAACTTTGAGAATATATCCAATTTATTAGGAATTAAGAATATTGAATCCAAGATTTCTAGTATAAATAAATATATAAGTGAGAATGGAATTAAAGTAAAATCAATAATTATACAATCATCGACTGATAATATACTGAAATTGAAAGATAATGCGGAAATATCAAATATTCAAATAATTAAAGTAGGTTTTGACTATTAA
- a CDS encoding S8 family peptidase has product MNIEKNKITSFQIILSVSILILLIGSIIFRLSFRKDFNDYYFEDQWYLKNINYMNSLKFIDKDEIQKVKVALIDGPVDTDSNDLTKGDIIVKYIPRNLVNKKFDTSHATHLCSIMIANSNNKEGISGLIHGAKVFSYVITDGENSAKSNDVIDAINAAINDKVDVINLSFGSYRYSKQEEDLINKALNNNIVVVASYGNNGEKRGMYPAIYTGVISVGAVDKDNDLTIFSNYGESLSVVAPGYEIMGITGKRKYRKISGTSQATAIVSSLAAAIKSKDKSLSPIEVKSIIENSCKKIDKGSNQQYYGHGLIDYEKALKSIT; this is encoded by the coding sequence ATGAACATAGAAAAAAACAAAATTACAAGTTTTCAAATTATATTGAGTGTTTCTATATTAATATTGTTAATAGGGTCTATTATATTTAGGTTGTCTTTTAGAAAGGATTTTAATGATTATTATTTTGAAGACCAGTGGTATCTTAAAAACATTAACTATATGAATTCATTAAAATTTATAGATAAAGATGAAATTCAAAAGGTAAAAGTAGCGTTGATAGATGGGCCTGTTGATACGGATAGTAATGATTTAACAAAAGGTGACATTATTGTAAAATATATACCTAGAAATTTAGTAAATAAGAAATTTGATACAAGTCATGCTACACATCTTTGTAGTATAATGATTGCTAATAGTAATAACAAAGAAGGAATATCAGGATTAATACATGGTGCGAAAGTCTTTTCTTATGTTATAACAGATGGGGAAAATTCTGCAAAATCTAATGATGTTATCGATGCTATTAATGCTGCAATTAATGATAAGGTAGATGTAATTAATTTAAGTTTTGGAAGTTATCGCTATTCCAAACAGGAGGAGGATTTAATTAACAAGGCTTTAAATAATAATATTGTTGTTGTTGCATCTTATGGAAATAATGGAGAGAAAAGAGGTATGTATCCTGCTATATATACCGGGGTCATATCTGTAGGAGCTGTTGATAAGGATAATGATTTGACTATATTTTCAAATTACGGAGAAAGCTTAAGCGTCGTCGCCCCTGGCTACGAAATCATGGGTATAACAGGAAAGAGGAAATATAGAAAAATTTCAGGTACTTCCCAAGCAACTGCAATAGTTTCTTCTCTTGCTGCTGCTATCAAATCAAAGGATAAATCGTTATCCCCTATAGAAGTTAAAAGTATAATTGAGAATTCATGCAAGAAAATAGATAAAGGTAGTAATCAACAATATTATGGGCATGGACTAATAGATTATGAGAAGGCATTGAAAAGTATAACTTAA
- a CDS encoding IS30 family transposase has translation MSNLIPGNQKHLTLDNRIFIEKSLDNNLPFKVIAKYLCKDPTTVSKEVKKHRSLTSRNNFVSHNHCVHRGKCGLTNVCKRTVACKKQCRTCNACNTHCDQFKNEICSKVLKAPFVCNGCSKKAGCRLDKYFYKATQANRQYKTILVESRNGINISEDSLNQMDAIVTPLILQGQTPYQILKNHPEIKCSEKTIYNYIASGVLSVKNIDLPRKVKYKPRKQDRPKAKDTGIFEGRTYNDFMKYMEAHPETNVVEMDTVVGCEGSRKVLLTLFFRSCKLMLIYLLPDKTATSVKKTFDHLEEKMSPIGFYNTFPVILTDRGTEFSNPEGLECGIDNTIRTSIFFCDPMASWQKPGIEKNHEYIRSVLPKGSSFDKLTQWDVTRLANHINSTARASLNGRTPLELAQLLLEKHALNAFGLREISCDDIILKPKLLK, from the coding sequence ATGTCTAATTTAATACCAGGAAACCAAAAACATCTCACCCTTGATAATAGGATTTTTATTGAAAAATCACTAGACAACAATTTACCTTTTAAAGTGATTGCGAAATATTTGTGCAAAGACCCTACTACTGTTTCAAAGGAAGTCAAGAAACACCGTTCTCTTACTTCTAGAAACAATTTTGTATCCCATAATCATTGTGTTCATCGTGGTAAATGTGGCCTTACAAATGTCTGCAAACGTACTGTTGCTTGTAAGAAGCAATGCAGAACATGTAATGCTTGTAATACCCATTGTGACCAGTTTAAAAATGAAATATGCAGTAAAGTATTAAAGGCTCCTTTTGTTTGTAACGGTTGTTCTAAAAAAGCTGGATGCAGGCTTGATAAATATTTCTACAAAGCAACTCAGGCTAATCGTCAATATAAGACTATCCTTGTTGAATCTAGAAATGGAATCAATATATCTGAAGATTCACTTAATCAGATGGATGCAATTGTCACACCTTTAATTTTGCAGGGGCAGACTCCGTACCAAATACTTAAAAATCATCCCGAAATAAAATGTTCTGAAAAAACAATTTATAATTATATTGCATCTGGTGTGTTATCTGTGAAAAACATTGATCTCCCCAGAAAAGTAAAGTATAAGCCTCGCAAACAAGACAGACCAAAAGCCAAAGATACAGGGATTTTTGAAGGACGAACTTATAATGATTTCATGAAATATATGGAAGCCCATCCAGAGACGAATGTTGTTGAAATGGATACAGTAGTCGGTTGTGAGGGTAGCCGAAAAGTACTACTTACATTATTCTTTCGCAGCTGCAAATTGATGTTAATTTATCTATTGCCAGATAAGACAGCAACTTCTGTTAAAAAAACATTTGACCATCTGGAAGAAAAAATGTCTCCTATCGGCTTCTACAACACATTTCCAGTTATTTTAACAGACAGAGGTACGGAATTTTCAAACCCAGAAGGACTGGAATGTGGGATTGATAATACCATACGCACATCCATATTTTTTTGTGATCCTATGGCTTCGTGGCAAAAACCAGGTATAGAAAAGAACCACGAATATATACGTTCTGTTCTTCCCAAAGGCTCATCCTTTGATAAACTGACGCAATGGGATGTAACAAGACTTGCAAATCATATTAACAGTACAGCAAGAGCCAGTCTAAATGGTAGAACCCCATTAGAACTGGCTCAATTGCTACTGGAAAAACATGCATTAAATGCATTCGGACTAAGAGAGATATCCTGCGACGATATCATCCTAAAACCAAAACTGCTGAAATAG
- a CDS encoding cyclase family protein, with the protein MKLIDLSHEIEDNMPVYPGDIKTNLHQIKYLSADKHNNHRLDISMHSGTHIDSPMHLTDCNQYISELSLESFIADGCVLDVRNQAIIKLKAEYDTLVKENSIVLLYTGFDTYYGAKEYYENYPCMDIELCKFLIEKNIKMVGMDIPAPDRYPFEIHKLLFKNNIYVMENLTNLDQLLNIDRFEVIAFPLKIKADSSMTRAVARII; encoded by the coding sequence ATGAAACTAATTGATTTATCACATGAAATTGAAGATAATATGCCAGTTTATCCAGGTGACATAAAGACTAATTTGCATCAAATAAAATATTTGAGTGCAGATAAGCACAATAATCATAGACTGGATATTAGCATGCATTCAGGTACACATATTGACTCTCCAATGCATTTGACTGATTGCAATCAATATATTTCTGAATTATCTCTAGAATCATTCATTGCAGATGGGTGTGTACTGGATGTAAGAAATCAAGCAATAATTAAATTGAAAGCTGAATACGATACATTGGTAAAAGAGAATAGCATTGTATTGCTATATACAGGCTTTGATACATATTATGGTGCAAAAGAGTATTATGAAAACTATCCTTGCATGGATATTGAACTTTGTAAGTTCCTGATAGAGAAGAATATAAAAATGGTTGGAATGGACATTCCTGCTCCAGATAGATACCCTTTTGAAATTCATAAATTACTGTTTAAGAATAATATATATGTCATGGAGAATTTGACAAATCTTGACCAACTACTTAATATAGACAGGTTTGAGGTTATAGCCTTCCCATTAAAGATAAAGGCTGATAGTTCAATGACAAGAGCTGTTGCAAGGATAATATAA
- a CDS encoding AAA family ATPase codes for MVFIINSAPGVGKSTLLKGLQDKLHNGFALLDGDDIGRIVPLENTNDWLNLIQDNMVSCCINFRKYDKRNIVLGFVFPSEERIQRLKGLLQNEGFDVRHITLFCQDNEVERRIKERNTSKLVGISKVIEHNWKIKEMKSDYQLDTTTLNKEEVSNSVCNYLLSSIL; via the coding sequence ATGGTTTTTATTATAAATTCAGCCCCAGGTGTTGGAAAGTCAACCTTATTAAAAGGATTGCAAGACAAATTACACAATGGATTTGCTTTATTAGATGGGGATGATATAGGAAGAATTGTTCCACTTGAGAATACAAATGATTGGCTAAACTTAATTCAAGACAATATGGTATCTTGTTGTATTAACTTTAGAAAATATGATAAAAGGAATATTGTGTTAGGGTTTGTTTTTCCAAGTGAGGAGAGAATTCAAAGATTAAAAGGGTTACTTCAAAATGAAGGTTTTGATGTTCGTCATATAACTCTTTTTTGCCAAGATAATGAAGTTGAGAGAAGAATAAAAGAAAGAAATACATCCAAACTGGTTGGAATTAGTAAAGTTATTGAACATAATTGGAAAATAAAGGAAATGAAATCAGACTACCAGCTTGATACAACAACATTGAATAAAGAGGAAGTATCCAATAGTGTATGCAATTATTTGTTAAGCAGTATTTTATAA
- a CDS encoding serine hydrolase domain-containing protein: MKKKLIFMICFSIIASLGIILLLNQYYIRDKKPLEFNSVKQIGIEGLQEYYKIPGFTYCIIRDGKIIKMDALGYIFDGSKRKVSIEDKFQIGSCGKSYTALIASKLVEKGLISWDTKIFDLFPEWMNNSNQAYYSITLKDLLSHKTLLQPLNTFNGRKDFFRKKIIYTNIPNFAGNQQERRFQFCKYVLTLPPVKSTEMNYANSGYSLAGVMLEKVSGKSWEDLALETARDIGVSISFGNPNNIDREQPWGHKVGWFGKRVPISPENYTHFINPISSPAGNINISIKDMAKYVNIYLEGLNGKDGYITSQTCKYLLSGIPKYAMGWYNEADSETIFYHYGSEGTFYSNVMIFKELNSAIIILTNAPGCNDTLNFLNDLRNYLKGKFIYENIV, encoded by the coding sequence ATGAAGAAAAAGTTAATTTTTATGATTTGTTTTTCAATAATAGCTTCTCTTGGGATAATACTATTATTGAATCAATATTATATTCGAGACAAAAAGCCTTTAGAATTTAATTCCGTCAAGCAAATTGGTATTGAAGGTCTACAAGAGTATTATAAGATTCCAGGTTTCACTTATTGTATTATAAGAGATGGAAAAATTATTAAAATGGATGCTTTAGGATACATATTTGACGGCTCCAAAAGAAAGGTTTCTATTGAAGACAAATTTCAAATTGGTTCCTGTGGTAAATCCTATACCGCTTTAATCGCTTCAAAATTAGTTGAAAAAGGACTTATAAGTTGGGATACAAAAATCTTTGATCTATTTCCTGAATGGATGAATAATTCAAACCAAGCATATTATTCGATTACTTTGAAAGATTTACTTTCACACAAGACATTATTACAACCGTTGAATACATTTAATGGAAGAAAAGACTTTTTTAGAAAGAAAATTATTTATACAAATATACCCAATTTCGCGGGTAATCAGCAAGAAAGAAGGTTTCAATTTTGCAAATATGTGCTTACACTTCCACCAGTCAAAAGTACTGAAATGAATTATGCGAATTCCGGGTATAGTTTGGCAGGAGTAATGCTGGAAAAAGTATCAGGAAAATCATGGGAAGATTTAGCACTGGAAACTGCCCGAGACATTGGAGTTTCAATCAGTTTTGGCAACCCTAATAATATTGATAGGGAACAGCCTTGGGGGCATAAAGTGGGCTGGTTTGGTAAAAGAGTTCCAATATCACCAGAGAATTATACTCATTTTATAAACCCAATATCATCTCCAGCAGGAAATATAAATATATCAATTAAAGATATGGCCAAATATGTTAATATCTATCTTGAAGGGCTTAATGGAAAGGATGGATATATAACTTCTCAGACCTGTAAATACCTACTTAGTGGCATTCCAAAATATGCAATGGGTTGGTACAATGAAGCTGATAGTGAAACAATCTTTTATCATTATGGTAGTGAGGGTACTTTTTATTCCAATGTTATGATATTCAAAGAACTAAATTCTGCAATAATTATACTAACTAACGCACCTGGTTGCAACGATACCTTGAATTTTTTAAATGATTTACGCAATTACCTTAAGGGTAAATTTATTTACGAAAATATAGTATAA
- a CDS encoding ClC family H(+)/Cl(-) exchange transporter: MDRLSKNSTTNILSNWYDFRLKIIIEGMIVGVIAGIVVVFYRYLLEKALQFSKHMYVLQLRNYWMIPIWLIALIVSGWIVGILVKKEPMISGSGIPQVEGVVLRKLQMNWWKVILGKFAGGLLCICAGLSLGREGPSIQIGAATGQGFSRLFKRIKLEEKFLITCGASAGLAAAFNAPFAGVIFALEEMHKNFSPVVMTSALAASLTADFVSKEFFGMTPVFDFKHISAIPLNNYLFLLVLGVVVGLLGIVFNKTIFLTQNIYAKQKWLPSEAKPIIAFLAAGIVGLTMPEVLGGGSDIVISLSTVSFPLITLLLILVVKFLFTMISYGSSAPGGIFMPLLVIGALIGVIYGNISNFMLGFNQTYIPNLIIFAMAGYFAATVKAPITGCILITEMTGSFSHLLSIGLVCLTAYIVADVLNSRPIYEVLLERILNKENNIFIGKKDTKVIIETAISMGSLLEGKKIKEVEWPAHCLIVGVKRGGVELIPNGDTKLLTGDYLIVLSNENYASEVRECLSEAGEKFNIP; the protein is encoded by the coding sequence TTGGACAGGTTGAGTAAAAATAGTACAACTAATATTTTATCGAATTGGTATGATTTTAGGCTAAAGATAATTATTGAAGGTATGATAGTAGGTGTCATTGCTGGAATAGTTGTTGTATTTTATAGATATTTATTAGAGAAAGCACTTCAATTTTCTAAGCATATGTATGTATTGCAATTGAGGAATTACTGGATGATTCCCATATGGCTCATAGCCTTAATTGTAAGCGGATGGATTGTGGGAATACTTGTAAAAAAAGAACCTATGATTTCAGGAAGTGGGATTCCACAAGTTGAGGGGGTAGTATTACGAAAACTTCAAATGAACTGGTGGAAAGTTATATTAGGTAAATTTGCTGGGGGACTATTATGCATATGTGCTGGATTATCCCTGGGAAGAGAAGGCCCATCTATTCAAATTGGTGCTGCTACTGGACAGGGCTTTAGCCGGTTGTTTAAAAGAATCAAACTCGAAGAGAAATTTCTAATAACATGTGGAGCAAGCGCCGGACTCGCTGCTGCTTTTAATGCACCATTTGCAGGAGTTATTTTTGCATTGGAGGAAATGCATAAAAATTTTTCACCTGTGGTTATGACTTCAGCACTGGCAGCATCTTTAACAGCAGACTTTGTTTCAAAAGAGTTCTTTGGTATGACACCTGTATTTGATTTTAAACATATTAGTGCAATTCCGCTGAATAATTATTTATTTTTATTAGTTTTAGGAGTAGTTGTTGGATTACTTGGAATAGTGTTTAACAAAACTATTTTTTTAACACAGAATATCTATGCAAAGCAAAAATGGCTTCCATCAGAAGCTAAACCGATAATAGCGTTTTTAGCGGCAGGAATAGTAGGATTGACCATGCCTGAAGTATTGGGTGGGGGAAGTGACATCGTAATATCTCTATCTACAGTATCTTTTCCTTTAATCACATTATTACTTATTTTGGTGGTTAAGTTTTTATTTACCATGATAAGTTATGGCTCATCTGCACCAGGTGGAATATTCATGCCTCTTTTGGTTATAGGAGCACTCATTGGTGTTATCTATGGCAATATTTCAAATTTTATGTTGGGATTTAACCAAACCTATATTCCCAACCTTATTATTTTTGCTATGGCCGGGTATTTTGCAGCTACTGTAAAGGCGCCAATTACAGGGTGTATATTAATTACTGAAATGACAGGTTCTTTTTCACATTTGCTTTCCATTGGACTGGTATGCTTAACAGCATATATTGTTGCGGATGTTTTAAACTCAAGACCTATATATGAAGTATTACTGGAAAGAATTTTAAATAAAGAGAATAATATTTTTATTGGTAAGAAGGATACTAAAGTAATCATTGAAACTGCAATTTCCATGGGCTCATTGTTGGAAGGTAAAAAGATAAAGGAAGTTGAGTGGCCTGCCCATTGTTTAATTGTTGGAGTTAAAAGGGGGGGAGTTGAACTAATTCCAAATGGAGACACTAAACTTCTTACAGGTGATTACCTTATTGTGTTGTCTAATGAAAATTACGCTTCAGAAGTAAGGGAATGTTTATCTGAAGCAGGTGAAAAATTTAACATTCCATAA
- a CDS encoding cellulose binding domain-containing protein — MQKRSKIISATLIFLLLFQIFSFVANQPVNAAGSALRVEMYMNSTSPSSATITPNFKICNYGASSLNMSAVTIRYYFTKDSNSTQNFNCNVPGVTGSFIDMTEPTVNADNYLEISFPSSMSLAPNTSIELNASISKADGSIYNQANDYSFNLTNTDYTEWSKTPAYINNIKIWGSEPVFDPTKGFLVIASSNIYSACQSDLNTYLSDLANEDWSPTLIKVNNVPDSNFSGDENFYVCENPDDLKQVIRGYYDQGYKGFVIIGSAPSIPNAYWESSPTSNDRVPTDLFYADMSNWSDLDGDGLYESSYNPDTSAPDMIYGRISAGAISDSDQQASQKTSEYLSKIHAFRMAGRNMTYEPKGFCFADDDFVEYEPDMVSGLSNLEKDIYSISNKSSTTKDSFLDLLQGEYRLGYEIIHSSQESWTIPSYPNGSEDAASFEQPSIDDINDITVKVNYLHINSCSACDFSRSNLGATFLFNRNSTTGESNVYNVTGITISSGFYVDPQYFEDLKSNCIGTAFKNVVSRFQDKYVNVRPEYILLGDPTLKYNFTNPQNKCPHISNDLSDVNAYPNKPFKIILQTTDPENDEVYLNVSGLPNGASYNSTTKTIEWVPQVSQAGNSYNVTVTAYNKDSSGIPINNYSQQFTIYVSRMNLYSQDIPNPGFESLNADGTPSGWTHNAWFGETYLDQNVVKSGNYSACITGNDIYATGYYELNTTVEPNTYYLISGYIKTSNVSATYGRGACLNVLVPSSTPGIMDNLFSNSIAGTQDWTPVYMRWYSESNTNLKLQLSLSSSGTAWFDDIKLEKDYNLGFELPKQTSPNRASRWTFYSSNKDSDTFSIHTLDNQQPHSGVHSATIMSSQAANYSYLSNEIDVLPNTDYRFSAWVKTKSVISGAGGANLAVISGTGLSVSSSVVDTNNEWTQIYVDFNSGSNTTAKIYCRLGDASNYARGIVSFDDVTIEQR, encoded by the coding sequence ATGCAAAAAAGAAGTAAAATAATTTCTGCAACCTTAATATTTTTGCTTTTATTCCAAATATTTTCATTCGTTGCAAATCAACCTGTTAATGCTGCAGGCAGCGCTTTAAGAGTTGAGATGTATATGAATAGTACCTCTCCATCATCAGCAACTATAACTCCTAATTTTAAGATTTGCAATTATGGAGCAAGCTCTTTAAATATGTCAGCAGTTACTATTAGATACTATTTTACTAAAGACAGTAATAGTACACAGAATTTCAATTGTAATGTTCCGGGAGTAACAGGTAGCTTTATAGACATGACCGAACCCACTGTCAATGCCGATAACTATCTGGAAATAAGTTTTCCGTCAAGCATGTCCCTTGCTCCAAATACTAGCATTGAGCTTAACGCAAGTATTTCTAAAGCTGATGGATCAATTTACAACCAAGCGAATGATTATTCCTTCAACTTGACAAATACCGATTATACCGAGTGGAGCAAAACACCTGCTTATATAAATAACATTAAAATATGGGGTTCTGAACCAGTTTTTGACCCTACCAAGGGGTTTCTGGTAATTGCAAGCAGTAACATATATAGCGCATGCCAAAGTGATTTAAATACATACTTGTCAGATTTAGCAAATGAGGATTGGTCCCCTACACTCATAAAAGTTAACAACGTACCGGACAGCAACTTTTCAGGAGATGAAAATTTCTATGTTTGCGAAAATCCTGATGACTTGAAACAAGTAATTCGCGGATACTACGATCAAGGTTATAAGGGCTTTGTAATTATAGGTTCTGCCCCATCAATTCCTAATGCTTATTGGGAATCAAGTCCTACTTCCAACGACAGAGTACCAACAGACCTTTTTTATGCAGATATGAGCAATTGGTCTGACTTGGATGGAGACGGTTTATATGAATCATCTTACAATCCTGATACAAGTGCACCTGATATGATTTATGGCAGAATATCTGCAGGAGCTATTTCAGATTCTGACCAACAAGCAAGCCAAAAAACTTCAGAATACCTTTCAAAAATTCATGCCTTCCGTATGGCGGGTAGAAATATGACTTATGAGCCTAAAGGCTTTTGCTTTGCTGACGATGATTTTGTAGAATATGAACCTGATATGGTATCTGGATTATCAAATTTAGAAAAAGATATTTATAGTATATCAAATAAATCTTCAACAACTAAAGACAGTTTTTTAGATCTTCTTCAAGGAGAATACAGACTAGGGTATGAGATTATCCATTCAAGTCAGGAAAGCTGGACCATTCCATCCTATCCAAATGGTTCAGAGGATGCCGCTAGTTTTGAACAACCGTCTATAGACGATATTAACGACATAACTGTCAAAGTAAACTATCTTCACATTAATTCCTGTTCAGCCTGTGATTTTAGTAGAAGCAATCTCGGTGCTACTTTTCTGTTCAACAGAAACAGTACTACAGGTGAATCAAATGTTTATAATGTTACGGGAATAACCATCAGCAGTGGTTTTTATGTTGATCCTCAATATTTTGAAGATTTGAAAAGCAATTGTATAGGCACCGCCTTTAAAAATGTAGTCTCAAGGTTTCAGGATAAATATGTTAATGTTAGACCTGAATACATCCTCCTTGGTGATCCTACATTAAAATATAATTTCACTAATCCCCAAAACAAGTGCCCTCATATCTCAAATGATCTTAGTGATGTAAATGCTTACCCAAATAAGCCATTTAAAATTATTTTGCAAACTACGGATCCTGAAAACGATGAGGTTTATTTGAATGTTTCCGGACTACCTAATGGAGCGTCCTATAACAGCACTACCAAAACAATAGAATGGGTACCTCAGGTTTCACAGGCAGGTAACTCCTATAATGTAACCGTAACTGCTTATAACAAAGATTCTTCGGGAATACCTATTAATAATTATTCTCAGCAATTTACTATTTATGTTTCAAGAATGAATTTATATTCTCAAGATATCCCTAATCCAGGATTTGAATCATTAAATGCAGATGGTACACCATCTGGCTGGACTCACAATGCTTGGTTTGGAGAAACATATTTAGATCAAAATGTTGTTAAGAGTGGCAACTACTCTGCATGCATTACTGGAAATGATATTTATGCCACTGGATATTATGAACTTAATACAACTGTAGAGCCAAATACCTATTATCTGATTAGCGGATATATAAAAACCTCAAATGTTTCTGCTACTTATGGCAGAGGTGCATGTCTGAATGTTCTCGTTCCGTCGTCAACCCCTGGTATAATGGATAACTTATTTAGTAATTCAATAGCTGGTACTCAAGACTGGACTCCGGTATATATGCGCTGGTACTCAGAAAGTAACACCAATCTGAAATTACAATTATCGCTCAGCTCAAGCGGCACAGCATGGTTTGATGATATTAAGCTTGAAAAGGATTATAATCTAGGATTTGAACTTCCAAAACAGACTTCACCAAATAGAGCCTCCAGATGGACTTTCTATAGTTCTAATAAGGACTCGGATACCTTCTCTATACATACTTTAGATAACCAGCAACCTCACAGTGGTGTGCATTCAGCCACTATAATGTCTAGTCAGGCTGCAAACTATTCTTATTTGAGCAACGAAATAGATGTTTTACCTAACACTGATTATCGTTTTAGTGCTTGGGTAAAAACAAAAAGCGTAATCTCCGGAGCTGGTGGTGCAAATCTGGCTGTAATCTCCGGAACAGGCCTTTCAGTGTCCAGTTCCGTTGTTGATACAAATAATGAATGGACACAGATATATGTTGATTTCAACTCAGGAAGCAATACAACCGCAAAAATTTATTGTAGACTTGGTGATGCATCTAACTATGCAAGAGGAATTGTATCATTTGATGATGTAACCATAGAGCAAAGATAA